One window of Vidua chalybeata isolate OUT-0048 chromosome 14, bVidCha1 merged haplotype, whole genome shotgun sequence genomic DNA carries:
- the KLHL13 gene encoding kelch-like protein 13 isoform X3: MKVSLGSSDMGVSAHLQSSKTGTTRFFTSNTHSSVVLQGFDQLRVEGLLCDVTLVPGDGDEVFPVHRAMMASASDYFKAMFTGGMKEQDLMCIKLHGVNKIGLKKIIDFIYTAKLSLNMDNLQDTLEAASFLQILPVLDFCKVFLISGVSLENCVEVGRIANTYNLTEVDKYVNNFILKNFPALLSTGEFVKLPFERLAFVLSSNSLKHCTELELFKAACRWLRYEEPRMEYAAKLMKNIRFPLMTPQDLINYVQTVDFMRTDNTCVNLLLEASNYQMMPYMQPVMQSERTAIRSDSTHLVTLGGVLRQQLVVSKELRMYDEKAHEWKSLAPMDAPRYQHGIAVIGNFLYVVGGQSNYDTKGKTAVDTVFRFDPRYNKWMQVASLNEKRTFFHLSALKGHLYAVGGRNAAGELATVECYNPRMNEWSYVAKMNEPHYGHAGTVYGGLMYISGGITHDTFQKELMCFDPDTDKWTQKAPMTTVRGLHCMCTVGDKLYVIGGNHFRGTSDYDDVLSCEYYSPTLDQWTPIAAMLRGQSDVGVAVFENKIYVVGGYSWNNRCMVEIVQKYDPEKDEWHKVFDLPESLGGIRACTLTVFPPEDNTGSPSRESPLSAP; encoded by the exons ggTTTTGACCAGCTGCGAGTGGAAGGTTTGCTCTGTGATGTGACGCTCGTTCCTGGAGATGGTGATGAGGTGTTCCCTGTCCACAGAGCAATGATGGCTTCTGCAAGTGATTACTTCAAGGCCATGTTCACAG GAGGAATGAAGGAACAAGATTTAATGTGCATTAAGCTCCATGGGGTGAACAAAATAGGCCTAAAGAAGATCATTGATTTCATCTATACTGCAAAACTTTCCCTTAACATGGACAACCTTCAGGACACTCTGGAAGCTGCCAGTTTTTTGCAGATTTTACCCGTTTTGGACTTCTGTAAAGTATTTCTTATCTCTGGG GTTTCGTTGGAAAACTGTGTTGAGGTTGGGCGAATTGCCAACACATACAATCTCACAGAAGTGGATAAATATGTTAATAATTTCATCCTGAAGAACTTCCCTGCATTATTAAGTACTGGTGAATTTGTGAAACTCCCCTTTGAACGTCTTGCCTTCGTGCTTTCAAGTAATAGCCTTAAGCACTGCACTGAGCTTGAACTCTTCAAGGCGGCGTGTCGCTGGCTGCGCTACGAGGAACCTCGCATGGAGTACGCTGCAAAGCTCATGAAGAACATCAGGTTCCCCCTGATGACACCCCAGGATCTTATCAACTACGTTCAGACAGTGGACTTCATGAGAACTGACAACACCTGTGTCAACTTGCTTCTGGAGGCCAGCAATTACCAAATGATGCCGTACATGCAGCCGGTGATGCAGTCGGAGCGGACGGCGATCCGCTCGGACAGCACGCACCTGGTGACCCTGGGCGGggtgctgaggcagcagctggtggtCAGCAAGGAGCTGCGCATGTACGACGAGAAGGCCCACGAGTGGAAATCCCTGGCTCCCATGGATGCGCCCAGGTACCAGCACGGCATCGCCGTCATCGGCAACTTCCTGTACGTGGTGGGGGGCCAGAGCAACTATGACACCAAGGGAAAGACGGCGGTCGACACGGTCTTCAGGTTTGACCCTCGCTACAACAAGTGGATGCAAGTGGCATCTTTAAACGAGAAACGGACCTTCTTCCACCTAAGTGCCCTCAAAGGACATTTGTATGCAGTCGGAGGTCGGAATGCAGCGGGTGAGCTAG CCACTGTGGAATGTTACAACCCCAGAATGAACGAGTGGAGCTACGTGGCAAAAATGAACGAGCCCCACTATGGTCACGCTGGAACCGTGTATGGGGGGTTAATGTATATTTCAG GGGGAATTACCCATGATACTTTCCAAAAGGAACTCATGTGTTTTGACCCTGACACGGACAAATGGACTCAGAAAGCTCCGATGACGACAGTCAGAGGTCTGCATTGCATGTGTACTGTAGGAGACAAGCTGTATGTTATTGGTGGAAATCACTTTAGAGGAACAAGTGATTATGATGATGTTCTAAGCTGTGAATATTACTCACCAACTCTAGACCAGTGGACTCCAATTGCTGCCATGTTACGTGGGCAAAGTGATGTTGGGGTTGctgtctttgaaaataaaatctatgtTGTTGGAGGATATTCTTGGAATAACCGGTGTATGGTGGAAATAGTTCAGAAGTATGATCCAGAAAAAGATGAGTGGCATAAAGTATTTGACCTTCCAGAATCTCTTGGTGGCATTCGAGCCTGCACTCTCACTGTTTTCCCTCCGGAGGACAATACAGGGTCACCGTCTCGAGAGTCTCCCCTTTCAGCACCTTAG
- the KLHL13 gene encoding kelch-like protein 13 isoform X2: protein MMWRDSLSLVEEEDPHMKVSLGSSDMGVSAHLQSSKTGTTRFFTSNTHSSVVLQGFDQLRVEGLLCDVTLVPGDGDEVFPVHRAMMASASDYFKAMFTGGMKEQDLMCIKLHGVNKIGLKKIIDFIYTAKLSLNMDNLQDTLEAASFLQILPVLDFCKVFLISGVSLENCVEVGRIANTYNLTEVDKYVNNFILKNFPALLSTGEFVKLPFERLAFVLSSNSLKHCTELELFKAACRWLRYEEPRMEYAAKLMKNIRFPLMTPQDLINYVQTVDFMRTDNTCVNLLLEASNYQMMPYMQPVMQSERTAIRSDSTHLVTLGGVLRQQLVVSKELRMYDEKAHEWKSLAPMDAPRYQHGIAVIGNFLYVVGGQSNYDTKGKTAVDTVFRFDPRYNKWMQVASLNEKRTFFHLSALKGHLYAVGGRNAAGELATVECYNPRMNEWSYVAKMNEPHYGHAGTVYGGLMYISGGITHDTFQKELMCFDPDTDKWTQKAPMTTVRGLHCMCTVGDKLYVIGGNHFRGTSDYDDVLSCEYYSPTLDQWTPIAAMLRGQSDVGVAVFENKIYVVGGYSWNNRCMVEIVQKYDPEKDEWHKVFDLPESLGGIRACTLTVFPPEDNTGSPSRESPLSAP, encoded by the exons ggTTTTGACCAGCTGCGAGTGGAAGGTTTGCTCTGTGATGTGACGCTCGTTCCTGGAGATGGTGATGAGGTGTTCCCTGTCCACAGAGCAATGATGGCTTCTGCAAGTGATTACTTCAAGGCCATGTTCACAG GAGGAATGAAGGAACAAGATTTAATGTGCATTAAGCTCCATGGGGTGAACAAAATAGGCCTAAAGAAGATCATTGATTTCATCTATACTGCAAAACTTTCCCTTAACATGGACAACCTTCAGGACACTCTGGAAGCTGCCAGTTTTTTGCAGATTTTACCCGTTTTGGACTTCTGTAAAGTATTTCTTATCTCTGGG GTTTCGTTGGAAAACTGTGTTGAGGTTGGGCGAATTGCCAACACATACAATCTCACAGAAGTGGATAAATATGTTAATAATTTCATCCTGAAGAACTTCCCTGCATTATTAAGTACTGGTGAATTTGTGAAACTCCCCTTTGAACGTCTTGCCTTCGTGCTTTCAAGTAATAGCCTTAAGCACTGCACTGAGCTTGAACTCTTCAAGGCGGCGTGTCGCTGGCTGCGCTACGAGGAACCTCGCATGGAGTACGCTGCAAAGCTCATGAAGAACATCAGGTTCCCCCTGATGACACCCCAGGATCTTATCAACTACGTTCAGACAGTGGACTTCATGAGAACTGACAACACCTGTGTCAACTTGCTTCTGGAGGCCAGCAATTACCAAATGATGCCGTACATGCAGCCGGTGATGCAGTCGGAGCGGACGGCGATCCGCTCGGACAGCACGCACCTGGTGACCCTGGGCGGggtgctgaggcagcagctggtggtCAGCAAGGAGCTGCGCATGTACGACGAGAAGGCCCACGAGTGGAAATCCCTGGCTCCCATGGATGCGCCCAGGTACCAGCACGGCATCGCCGTCATCGGCAACTTCCTGTACGTGGTGGGGGGCCAGAGCAACTATGACACCAAGGGAAAGACGGCGGTCGACACGGTCTTCAGGTTTGACCCTCGCTACAACAAGTGGATGCAAGTGGCATCTTTAAACGAGAAACGGACCTTCTTCCACCTAAGTGCCCTCAAAGGACATTTGTATGCAGTCGGAGGTCGGAATGCAGCGGGTGAGCTAG CCACTGTGGAATGTTACAACCCCAGAATGAACGAGTGGAGCTACGTGGCAAAAATGAACGAGCCCCACTATGGTCACGCTGGAACCGTGTATGGGGGGTTAATGTATATTTCAG GGGGAATTACCCATGATACTTTCCAAAAGGAACTCATGTGTTTTGACCCTGACACGGACAAATGGACTCAGAAAGCTCCGATGACGACAGTCAGAGGTCTGCATTGCATGTGTACTGTAGGAGACAAGCTGTATGTTATTGGTGGAAATCACTTTAGAGGAACAAGTGATTATGATGATGTTCTAAGCTGTGAATATTACTCACCAACTCTAGACCAGTGGACTCCAATTGCTGCCATGTTACGTGGGCAAAGTGATGTTGGGGTTGctgtctttgaaaataaaatctatgtTGTTGGAGGATATTCTTGGAATAACCGGTGTATGGTGGAAATAGTTCAGAAGTATGATCCAGAAAAAGATGAGTGGCATAAAGTATTTGACCTTCCAGAATCTCTTGGTGGCATTCGAGCCTGCACTCTCACTGTTTTCCCTCCGGAGGACAATACAGGGTCACCGTCTCGAGAGTCTCCCCTTTCAGCACCTTAG